The following are from one region of the Trichoplusia ni isolate ovarian cell line Hi5 chromosome 1, tn1, whole genome shotgun sequence genome:
- the LOC113501792 gene encoding peptidoglycan-recognition protein SB2-like isoform X3 — protein sequence MWNEGDARHELRDHEVSMGRTSGSSEVVVMDERVLEAAARAQPALTNINVTKSSRLHIGPKFVSVTQNVDNTEVVKGRILGLELVSPQNSKRLRCSIAVFVCWAFVVVSALTFFIFYFALAKQVKRLDLDIKEKWYLRRGDWQAMPDYGIELLELPVPNVLIGHSAMDQCTDRYSCIKDVLEIQRDHQRRGWNDIGPNFLVGVNGLVFEGRGGNVQGAMVKSWNRNGISVMFLGNYQVSETSQVQFDHIKVLLNELVRKEVLRPNYVVYGHCQVTGSIISPGKYVMDELHNLEHWNPANKTTCIR from the exons ATGTGGAACGAAGGGGACGCTCGGCACGAGCTGCGGGACCACGAGGTGTCGATGGGCCGCACGAGTGGCAGCTCCGAGGTCGTGGTGATGGACGAACGCGTGCTGGAGGCGGCTGCGCGCGCCCAGCCCGCGCTCACCAACATCAACGTCACCAAGTCCTCGCGCCTGCACATCGGGCCCAAGTTCGTCTCCGTCACGCAGAACGTCGACAACACCGAGGTGGTCAAAG GCCGCATTCTGGGCCTAGAGCTCGTGTCGCCGCAGAACAGCAAGCGGCTCCGATGTAGCATCGCGGTGTTCGTCTGCTGGGCGTTTGTTGTCGTTTCGGCTCTTACGTTCTTCATCTTCTACTTTGCCTTGGCAAAACAAGTCAAACGGCTTGATCTAG ATATAAAGGAGAAGTGGTACCTGCGGCGCGGTGACTGGCAGGCCATGCCCGACTACGGGATAGAACTGCTCGAGCTACCGGTGCCCAACGTGCTCATCGGCCACTCGGCTATGGACCAGTGCACTGATAGATACTCGTGTATCAAAGACGTGTTGGAAATACAAAGAGACCATCAGAGGCGAGGATGGAACGATATCGGCCCGAACTTCCTCGTCGGCGTTAACGGACTAGTTTTCGAAGGCAGAGGCGGGAATGTGCAGGGGGCTATGGTTAAGTCTTGGAACCGCAACGGCATTAGCGTTATGTTCCTCGGCAACTACCAGGTTTCTGAGACCTCACAAGTGCAATTCGATCACATCAAAGTTCTCTTAAACGAACTTGTTAGAAAAGAGGTGTTGAGGCCAAACTATGTGGTCTACGGCCATTGTCAGGTAACGGGCAGTATCATTAGTCCGGGGAAATATGTAATGGATGAATTACACAACCTTGAGCACTGGAACCCTGCTAACAAAACTACTTGTATTCGATAA